CAGCAAAGCGCCCCCAGCTGCTTCACAATGACGCCAAGAGACCGCATCGTCGTCTCAGTTCAGCAGTACCGCTTCATGACACTTCTGACTGTTCTAAGAATATAGTTCATTTGTGTTTAGTTTCTGCCCAACGTGCAGTTTTACTTTTACTGAGGCTATCTTAAGTCATCTTTTAATTTAGTTTACTTCTCATTTGGCCCATAAACTATTCACTGTAGTTCTTTAGTTACAGGTGGGGAAATGGCACTGTTTGATATACGTCTTTTATGGTCCTAACACTCTTATATGGTATTTGCATGATGAAACCTCTTCAGGCACTGTGTGCTTGACTAATTAATAACCTCCTCCACTCATTCTAATGTTCCACCTTCCTCcttatttttattctgtgttatttttttatttagctacATATTTTGTTCCTAATGGGAAGAGCCCTTTTGGAGTTTTGGTGATATTAAGTACCCAGTCTTTGATGACACTAACTGGTGCTTGTAGTGTTATTTGTTAACTGTACAAGGTGACATTCAGTGCTGTTGATCTGCTATGGAGTTATTTATGGAGCTGATGGGGCTGATTTTCAGGATATACTGTAGCAGTCATGGCCTCTGTCTCGCTCTGAGCTGTTGTGTGCTGGGTGTCAGCAGTAATATTTTGTCTCTTGGAGATGAGTGCTGACACAGTGAGACATGACACCTCTATTTCATGGGCTCCTACATATTTTGTCCATGCCTTTCCTCAAGCTCACAGATTTGCAGTGATTTTAAAAGCATAAAGATTTAGGATAACTATCCAACATGTGGTGTTACTGTTCATAAGCTTGTGCATTCTTTAATAAAGGTTGCAAGGGCAAAATGGATTTTTAGATGCGTtgcagttctgttttaaatttatGTTTCTTCTCCACAGAATTCGGAGTTCATCTTGCAGAGCTCACTGTTGATCCCCAGGGAGCGCTTGCTATTCGCCAGGTAAGGGGCTAATTCAGtcatttttggtttgtgtgattttgttggTTTATATATTGTGgttgattattttaaaatttttaaaatgaatttgatGCCCCTTTTCGTTCACTGCAGCTTGCATCTGTCATCCTGAAGCAGTATGTTGAGACCCACTGGTGTGCTCAGTCAGAGAAGTTTAGACCTCCAGAGACCACTGAAAGGGTGAGATggggggtgtgtgcgagtgtgcatgtacctgtgtgtgttttggctcagcagaacagagcagcatCCTTATCAGTCTCCCACGTCCAGCAGTTTTGACATTTGCTCTTTTTGGCAAtgtttttcactcttttctgtTTGCCGTCACCCAGGCCAAGGCAGCTATACGTGAGCTGCTCCCTGGGGGGCTGCGGGAGGCCATCAGTAAGGTGCGCTCTAGTGTGGCCTATGCCGTGTCTGCCATCGCTCACTGGGACTGGCCCGAAGCCTGGCCACAGCTCTTCACAGTCCTCATGGACATGCTGGTCAGTGGTGACGTCAACGCTGTGCACGGAGCCATGAGGGTGCTCACAGGTATTAACCCCTCTAAGTCTGTGGCAGATCTTAACTAAGAGATGGACAATATTGGATAACTGTGGAAATGCTCCCAAACTGAGGCCGTTGTTgcactttattacattttgttaaataattacaaaatacattttaatttctgaaAAGCATGCATCACCAGATATATTTCAGAAGTTTTATGCAGTGATTGAACACACATAAGAAACTTTTGATATTTATGCTGTAAATCAAgtgcaaaaatgtataaaaatagaATCTAGTCTCTTATCGGGGTAGGGGCTGTTCTTCACTGAAATATGTTTCTCTGCAAAGTTTGGGagcactgctgtttttttttttaaagcagcagcaacaaaaaaaagtagaaCAAATTCTAATTTGAAGATGCAATAGaatataactttaaaaatgtatttcaaatacaaagaaaatgtttatttcggatatttaaaaatataaattttgaaGACAGCACAGGTTTATCTTTACATTGTATGGAATGTATCGAAGGTGGTAATCTTAATTTAAACTAAATGTGTTCCATAGAGTTTACTCGAGAAGTGACAGACACCCAGATGCCACTTGTTGCACCCGTCATTTTGCCAGAGATGTACAAAATCTTTACTATGGCAGAggtactgtttttgtttttttttactgagccTGTTTcagattgtttgtttaaatttgtGGGCCTTTTAGAGTCTCTGTTAATAACTTGTAATTACTTACTAATAGGTCTTCTTGATATGTGCAAAGTAATCATGTGCCTGTTTGGTTTTAGGTTTATAGCATTCGCACCCGTTCTCGAGCAGTTGAGATCTTTACAACTTGTGCCAACCTCATCTGTGCAATTGAGGTGTTTGAAAAGGTGAGCTGCTTGTATAAAAAGAGTCAGCTGTGGTTGGTGAGGCAGTTGTGGCATCAGTACTGCTGGACAATGTGTTGAAGGCTCTGGCTTGCTCTTTTCCAGGGTGCTGCCAAAGCCCTAATTTTTCCTGTGGTGGAGCAGTTCACTGAAGCGTTTGTGCAGGCACTGCAGATGCCAGACGGACCCACTTCTGACAGCGGCCTCAAGATGGAAGTTCTCAAAGTAAGGGactgttggggtttttttactGTATGGCTGTGTTGTAGACCATTGTTTAAGGCAATTTGTTTGATTGCTTTTAGCTTCCTTTCTCCTGATAGGCAGTGACGGCCCTGGTGAAGAACTTCCCTAAACCCATGGTGTCATCCATGCAGCAGATTTTGCCCATAGTATGGAACACACTGACAGAAAGTGCTTCTTTATATCCTTTCATGTTTATTCTCTGTAAGGGTGAAATggaataaactaaaatataatgattgtttattaatttcCTTCATCCTTTTAGTAAGCTCGCTTTCTTTTGGTAAATCAGAGCAGCTCTGTATCCTTCTAGATTTACACAAGTACATAGTTATCTAGAGCAGAGTATGTTGTCTAGATAAGTGTGTCCCAGTTCAGTCACCACTGACCACATGGCtttgctctcctcctccacccaggTATTCAGTGTTCTTCACTGCTTGTTTCAGAATTGGTAGAGGACAGGATTAGGAAACACTGATCTAGagaattaattagttaatttaaTCCTATTAATGGACACTTTTCTTAACTAAGTGATTTTACTTATGTGAGAACAGAAGTCAACTACACTGAAGAAGTAGATGATCCTGTTGATTCTGATGGTCTGTGGCTATTTTTAAGCCTAATTTCATTCCTCTCTGAGATCATAACCACAATGAGAGGTCACTGAATCCACAGCAGTACACACTCTCTACTGATCATTGTGGTTTTCTATGCAGGGGAAGTCCTTGGTTTTGAAAACCTTGTCTTCAGCATCTTTGAGTTTGTCCACACACTGCTGGATAACAACAAGTTTAAGAGCACAGTAAAGAAAGCACTTCCAGAACTAATCTATTACATCATCCTCTATATGCAGATTACAGAGGATCAGGTATGCTTAGTCTTGTGTGGCTCTTTGTGCTTCTGCATCTATGGTTGCTTTGCTGTAGCTTTTGTCTTTTGGTTTATCATTTAAAAGCATTGTCTTCTCACCATTTAGATTAAAGTGTGGACAGCCAACCCTCAGCAGTTTGTTGAGGACGAAGATGATGACACCTTTTCTTATTCTGTCCGAATATCAGCACAAGATTTGTTGCTGGTAAAGACAATTTCATGTCATCAACTGTATTCTAATGGGTTGGGAGCTTGATCAAGCTGTTCATTTAGTCTTGTGCTTCATGTTTGCTGCTGTTCCCTCCATGCCAGGTGGTGGCAGCAGAGTTCCAGAACGAGAGTGCTGCCGCTTTAGCTGCAGCTGCCACCAGACACCTTCAGGAAGCGGAGCAGGAAAAAAATGCTGGCTCTGAGCATTGGTGCGTCACACACAAGCTCAAGAAGTTCTCCTGTTTACATTATCTAATTTCTAACACAGTTGATCCATAACAGCCATTTAATGTGTACATTGTATGTTTGAGACAGTTATGAGAAATACCAATagtagcatatatatatatatatatatatatatatatatatatatatatatatatatatatatatatatatatatatgctaatgtGTGGAATTTATGGTACTTGTGCACAATTagtattttagattttaaaggAGTTATTTTTGAAGAGttgttttaaagatattttaaagaGAGCTTTCAGTACAGTAGACCAATTTTTAAAACCAAAGTTAAAATCTCTGCAGATACTGTACCTTCCAAGAGCCATTGACTCAGGCCATTCCCTGTAATTCTATatatgaaacagaaacaaaatatctGTTCTACTGtgaaaatatctttttaaagGGACAATTAAATTGCCCACTTTATCAAGTCCAAAAATCCTGATTTTCCAGAATAAATAGTGTGGTTAACATGATCCAGCTGTTTAAACCCTTACCTGCACTTGCTTATGCACATAATGAATCATCAGCTTTGTGCTCTAAACATTTGAATGAATCTGAGTTGAAAGAAAGCGGTAAAGAGCTGCATGGTTTTCTGTCGCCCCTGTCATGAGTTACAGGTGGAAAGTCCACGAAGCCTGTATGCTGGCTCTGGGCTCAGTCAAGACCATCATCACGGAGAACGTCAAGAATGGCCGCGTGCACTTTGACATGCACGGATTCCTGGCCAACGTAATCCTTGCTGATCTCAATCTTGCAAGTAAACAAATCAATCTCCCTTTTTTTCATCCAAAACATGGTCAGAAATTAATATAATACTGAGCAGTTCTTTAAAGGTAGATCTCGGTCCAGGAATGTTCAGAAGTGCAGTGAATGAGGCTCTAGTAGCTGATTTGCACTCCATTGCCACGTTCTCAGCAGCGTCACCGTTCCTGCTGGGTCGAGCCCTCTGGGCAGCCAGCCGTTTCACTGCTGCCATGTCTCCCGAGCTCATCCAGCAGTTCCTGCAGGCCACAGTGAGCGGCCTGCACGAGAGCCAGCCTCCATCCGTCCGCATCTCTGCCGTGCGGGCCATTTGGGGGTGAGATCCATTCTTTTGTCCTCCATGCATGGGTCTGGTTTCCTGTTTGATCGAGAGTGcctgttttttgctgtttgtaaGCATTCTTTACAGACGTGTAAATGTTCAGCTGCACTTGGTAATCGAATAAACCTGAGATGCTTGTGTACCACAGGTACTGTGATCAGCTGAAGTTGTCAGAGAGCACCCACGTTCTGCAGCCTTACCTGCCCAGTATCTTAGAAGGCCTGGTGCAACTGGCCGCTCAGTTTAGTTCTGAGGTGCTTACCTTGGTAATGGAGACTCTGTGCATTGTGTGCACAGTGGACCCAGCTTTCACCACTAGTGCTGAGAACAAGATATGCCCCCTCACCATTGCCATCTTCCTCAAATACAGCAATGGTAAGCCATCCTGCCATTTActccccttcctcctctcctgtaGTTGTGGCTTTCTTCATGGTTCCAGTGTTCTAGGCTTCCTTAAATAAACATGCCTGGTTCTGTCCTGTTCTTCATATTGGAGACCCTGTGGTGGCGTCCTTGGCCCAGGACATCTTTAAGGAGCTGGCTCAGATTGAGGCCTGCCAGGGCCCCATGCAGATGCGGCTCATCCCTACACTCGTGAGCATCATGCAGGCACCGACAGACAAGATTCCCTCAGGCCTTTGTGCTGTAAGGACCCTTGACTGCTGCATCTTAATCTCCTAACTAATTGTGCCAGTGTTCTTTTGAAAAGCGCTAATTGCTGTACTATCTGAACAGACAGCTATAGATATCCTGACCACAGTTGTTCGGAACACTAAGCCCCCTCTGTCTGAGGTGCTCGTGTGCCAGGCTTTCCCTGCTGTGGCCCAGTGTACCCTTCGCACTGATGACAACACCACAATGCAGGTAAGTGGCTGTGGGATTACGCAGCTCAAAAGGGGCTTACTAGATCAGGCAACAGCAGCTGCTGGGATAATTTGTAATCATAATGGTGGTAGATTTAGTAAGCAAGAACATTTGTGGTTTTAATGAATTGGTTCATTGTTTTCAACCTAGATGTTATTAGAACAGTTGTAAACATTTCGAATTGTGCATAGCACAGCTTGGCTGATAACTCACCAGTCCTGGGTTTTCAAAAGAGGAAATCTGTTCTTTAGAGACACTTGAACTTTCATATGGGGAAATCTCACAccctgacttttttttttttttgctttcccaGAACGGAGGTGAGTGTTTGCGGGCATACGTGTCTGTGGCCCTGGAGCAGGTGGGCCAGTGGCAGGACGAACATGGCCACAGCGGTCTGTGGTATGTCATGCAGGTGGTCAGTCAACTCCTAGACCCACGCACATCCGAATTCACTGCCGCCTTCGTGGGCCGCCTGGTGTCCACGCTGATCACCCGGGCGGGTACGCAGCTGGGCGACCAGCTGGACCAGGTGTTGCGTGCTATTCTCAGCAAGATGCAGCAAGCTGAAACGCTCAGTGTCATGCAGGTAGGATCCCATCCTCTTTCCTAAAGAAGTTTAGAATTCATTATAATTTCTTTTAAACATAAGTGATTCAGGCTTGTATTTCTTGGT
The Electrophorus electricus isolate fEleEle1 chromosome 20, fEleEle1.pri, whole genome shotgun sequence genome window above contains:
- the ipo9 gene encoding importin-9 isoform X2, which gives rise to MAGMSASGPGTVSVAGPVQQGLKEALIETLTAILSPVQEVRAAAEEQVKVLEVTEEFGVHLAELTVDPQGALAIRQLASVILKQYVETHWCAQSEKFRPPETTERAKAAIRELLPGGLREAISKVRSSVAYAVSAIAHWDWPEAWPQLFTVLMDMLVSGDVNAVHGAMRVLTEFTREVTDTQMPLVAPVILPEMYKIFTMAEVYSIRTRSRAVEIFTTCANLICAIEVFEKGAAKALIFPVVEQFTEAFVQALQMPDGPTSDSGLKMEVLKAVTALVKNFPKPMVSSMQQILPIVWNTLTESASFYVRTEVNYTEEVDDPVDSDGEVLGFENLVFSIFEFVHTLLDNNKFKSTVKKALPELIYYIILYMQITEDQIKVWTANPQQFVEDEDDDTFSYSVRISAQDLLLVVAAEFQNESAAALAAAATRHLQEAEQEKNAGSEHWWKVHEACMLALGSVKTIITENVKNGRVHFDMHGFLANVILADLNLATASPFLLGRALWAASRFTAAMSPELIQQFLQATVSGLHESQPPSVRISAVRAIWGYCDQLKLSESTHVLQPYLPSILEGLVQLAAQFSSEVLTLVMETLCIVCTVDPAFTTSAENKICPLTIAIFLKYSNDPVVASLAQDIFKELAQIEACQGPMQMRLIPTLVSIMQAPTDKIPSGLCATAIDILTTVVRNTKPPLSEVLVCQAFPAVAQCTLRTDDNTTMQNGGECLRAYVSVALEQVGQWQDEHGHSGLWYVMQVVSQLLDPRTSEFTAAFVGRLVSTLITRAGTQLGDQLDQVLRAILSKMQQAETLSVMQSLIMVFAHLVHSQLEPLLEFLSSLPGPTGKPALEFVMTEWMSRQHLFYGQYEGKVSAIALCKLLQHGLNTNDKRLQDIVVKGEEIFNPDEGIRTRSKSAKNPERWTNIPLLVKIFKLIVNELSSVVEANANRATPAEWSPDSVRMWEDQEEEEEGEEEDEGLEGQLLSDLISSNKYDDDYYEDDDEDDPDALKDPIYQIDLQAYLTDFLTQFAQQPCYTMFSGHLNDSERRVLQSISL
- the ipo9 gene encoding importin-9 isoform X1, whose translation is MAGMSASGPGTVSVAGPVQQGLKEALIETLTAILSPVQEVRAAAEEQVKVLEVTEEFGVHLAELTVDPQGALAIRQLASVILKQYVETHWCAQSEKFRPPETTERAKAAIRELLPGGLREAISKVRSSVAYAVSAIAHWDWPEAWPQLFTVLMDMLVSGDVNAVHGAMRVLTEFTREVTDTQMPLVAPVILPEMYKIFTMAEVYSIRTRSRAVEIFTTCANLICAIEVFEKGAAKALIFPVVEQFTEAFVQALQMPDGPTSDSGLKMEVLKAVTALVKNFPKPMVSSMQQILPIVWNTLTESASFYVRTEVNYTEEVDDPVDSDGEVLGFENLVFSIFEFVHTLLDNNKFKSTVKKALPELIYYIILYMQITEDQIKVWTANPQQFVEDEDDDTFSYSVRISAQDLLLVVAAEFQNESAAALAAAATRHLQEAEQEKNAGSEHWWKVHEACMLALGSVKTIITENVKNGRVHFDMHGFLANVILADLNLATASPFLLGRALWAASRFTAAMSPELIQQFLQATVSGLHESQPPSVRISAVRAIWGYCDQLKLSESTHVLQPYLPSILEGLVQLAAQFSSEVLTLVMETLCIVCTVDPAFTTSAENKICPLTIAIFLKYSNGDPVVASLAQDIFKELAQIEACQGPMQMRLIPTLVSIMQAPTDKIPSGLCATAIDILTTVVRNTKPPLSEVLVCQAFPAVAQCTLRTDDNTTMQNGGECLRAYVSVALEQVGQWQDEHGHSGLWYVMQVVSQLLDPRTSEFTAAFVGRLVSTLITRAGTQLGDQLDQVLRAILSKMQQAETLSVMQSLIMVFAHLVHSQLEPLLEFLSSLPGPTGKPALEFVMTEWMSRQHLFYGQYEGKVSAIALCKLLQHGLNTNDKRLQDIVVKGEEIFNPDEGIRTRSKSAKNPERWTNIPLLVKIFKLIVNELSSVVEANANRATPAEWSPDSVRMWEDQEEEEEGEEEDEGLEGQLLSDLISSNKYDDDYYEDDDEDDPDALKDPIYQIDLQAYLTDFLTQFAQQPCYTMFSGHLNDSERRVLQSISL